A genomic segment from Leopardus geoffroyi isolate Oge1 chromosome A2, O.geoffroyi_Oge1_pat1.0, whole genome shotgun sequence encodes:
- the MTERF1 gene encoding transcription termination factor 1, mitochondrial, translating into MQSPLSLRQMSVPKGLGYLTIMASRNFLCMRGNFLFGSRGWMIRFPAKILFKLVSFRLYSVKCGNIDSESSENEELLNNLLKMGVDVDMAKKRQPGVFNRMGTKEQDLKMFLLSKGASKEVIASIISRYPRAITRTPESLSERWDLWRRIMTSDLEIINILERSPESFFRSRNNLNLENNIKFLYSVGLTHKCLCRLLTNAPRTFSNSLDLNKQMIELLQEVCLSLGHNEPRDFVGKIIFKNPFILIQSTKRVKTNIEFLQSTFNLNNEQLLILLCGPGAKILDLSNDYVSRNYTNIKKKLFSLGCTEEEVHRFILSYPDVVFLGEKKFNDKIDCLIEEKISVSQIIENPRILDSSISTLKSRIKELVNAGYNFSTSNITLLSWSQKRYKAKLKKLNSEQNIILGN; encoded by the coding sequence CGTTCCAAAAGGTTTGGGATATCTAACCATTATGGCATCAAGAAACTTCTTGTGTATGAGAGGTAACTTTCTCTTTGGTTCAAGAGGTTGGATGATCCGGTTTCCTGCAAAAATCCTCTTTAAATTAGTTTCGTTTAGGCTTTACAGTGTGAAGTGTGGTAATATAGACAGTGAGTCTTCAGAGAATGAAGAACTACTGAATAACCTACTTAAAATGGGAGTAGATGTTGACATGGCGAAAAAACGACAGCCTGGAGTTTTTAATAGGATGGGAACTAAAGAGCAAGACCTGAAGATGTTCCTTCTATCCAAAGGAGCTAGCAAAGAAGTGATTGCTAGCATTATATCAAGATACCCACGAGCCATTACACGCACACCTGAAAGTCTTTCAGAACGGTGGGATCTGTGGAGAAGAATTATGACATCAGACCTTGAAATTATAAACATCTTGGAACGTTCTCCTGAATCTTTTTTTCGGTCcagaaacaacctaaacttagaaaataatatcAAGTTCCTCTACTCAGTTGGATTGACCCATAAATGCCTTTGTCGATTGTTGACCAATGCCCCACGTACCTTCTCCAATAGTCTAGATCTGAATAAACAGATGATTGAACTTTTGCAAGAAGTCTGTTTGTCATTGGGTCACAATGAGCCCAGAGATTTTGTTGggaagatcatttttaaaaaccctttcattttaattcagaGTACCAAACGGGTGAAAACTAACATTGAGTTTTTACAGTCAACTTTCAACTTGAACAATGAGCAGCTGCTCATTCTGCTGTGTGGTCCAGGAGCTAAAATTCTAGACCTTTCCAATGACTATGTCAGCAGAAACTACACAAATATCAAGAAGAAGCTGTTTTCTCTTGGGTGTACTGAAGAAGAGGTGCACAGGTTTATCTTAAGCTATCCAGATGTGGTCTTCTTGGGAGAGAAAAAGTTTAATGATAAAATAGACTGCctcatagaagaaaaaattagcGTATCACAAATAATTGAAAATCCTCGGATTTTGGATTCAAGcataagtactttaaaaagtcGAATCAAAGAATTGGTAAATGCTGGCTATAATTTCAGTACATCAAACATCACTCTTTTATCTTGGAGTCAAAAAAGATATAAAGCTAAATTGAAAAAGTTAAACAGTGAACAGAACATTATTCTGGGGAATTAA